From a region of the Poecile atricapillus isolate bPoeAtr1 chromosome 4, bPoeAtr1.hap1, whole genome shotgun sequence genome:
- the DCTD gene encoding deoxycytidylate deaminase isoform X5 — protein sequence MTDTAASCSLSASLPRPCIGWRRRLCRGACPGPGSAGNAPREKAALPLPPCPESGRCRVLSPSCSGPANLSSHPCELSLKSREEYPRLVTMVQLIEVMTPEGIFSSCHHQGSQTHIFGYWSDKIHMDVDLNHNHCHCYNHLYQCNTSHQKASIF from the exons ATGACGGACACCGCCGCGTCCTGCTCTTTGTCCGCCAGCTTGCCGCGGCCCTGCATCGGGTGGCGCAGGAGACTTTGTCGCGGGGCATGTCCTGGCCCTGGGAGCGCGGGGAACGCGCCCCGGGAAAAGGCAGCTTTGCCACTGCCTCCATGCCCTGAGTCGGGGCGGTGCCGAGTTCTCTCTCCCAGCTGTTCAGGTCCCGCTAATCTCTCTTCACACCCTTGTGAGCTCTCGCTAAAGTCCA GAGAAGAGTACCCCAGGCTGGTTACCATGGTTCAGCTGATAGAAG TCATGACACCTGAGGGAATATTCAGTTCCTGTCACCACCAAGGCAGCCAGACCCACATCTTTGGTTATTGGTCAGATAAGATCCACATGGATGTGGACCTGAATCATAACCATTGTCATTGTTACAACCATCTTTACCAATGTAATACTTCTCATCAGAAGGcatcaatattttaa